Genomic DNA from Rana temporaria chromosome 1, aRanTem1.1, whole genome shotgun sequence:
TCGCTCATGGGTGGGGAGCTAGGGTGGGTATGGCCTCTCTAGGGTGTTTTTGGGTATGTGCAACTCTTTGAAGGAGAGCCCAAGTGGGTGCAGGAATGGTCAAGCATAGGTCTTAGTTTGTGTAGCTCCTCAGAAACGGAAGTTGGTGTGCTGCAACTCCCAGCTCATGAACTCTCATACCCATTTGGTGTAAAGACACTTGGTCCTCCCATTGCTTACCACAGACAGTGTTGCCTCCCCCACTGGCTGTACAGAAAGAGGAGGAATAGTAACGTCTCTGTCTACACCACAGCCTGGCCTTGTGCCTGGACTGTATTGTTATCGGGGCGACAACCTCTGCTGTGTCCTCTCTGGTAGATCTGTAACAGGTTATCTGGGTCTGTGGCTCATAGCAgtatcctttttttctttcagagaaTGGTACGGATATCACTTCCCAGAGCTGATCAAGATCGTCGCTGACAACTACACCTACTGCCGAATGGCCAAGTTCATTGGCAACCGGAAAGAACTGAGCGAGGAGAAACTAGAAGACATGGAAGAGATCATAATGGACGGTGCCAAGGCCCAGGCCATCCTGGATGCTTCCAGGTCCTCCATGGGTAAGTTGGCACGCCATAAATCAAAGTGTGATCCATTTGTGTTGAGGTGAATGGGGAGGTTTGGTTGGCCTCTCTGTGGGCTTTCGCCTTGGCCTCTCTGTGGGCTCCATTATTGGTCATCCTTTGGGTGAGGGGATTACTGGGGATTTGGTGGTCAGCCCCCTGTTGGGAATTATTGGACGTTGCAATGATGTTAATTTTAATCTGTCAATCCACTGATCTGTGTGATGTCACCTGAGGTTACTGAGCACGTCCTGTACTACAGTCATCGGGGGTGGGTGATGGTTGGTGGTTCATCTTGGTGATGTCTATAGGTGGTGGGGGGGAGTTGGTTGGACCTCATGAAGTCTAAGGGTGATGGGTGTGGTGGTTCTCCTCGGTGAGGTCTATGGATGGTGGGGGGTGTTGGTCCTCTCATCTGTCACTCCATGTATCGCAGGTTTTGCTCCACATCTTATTTGAACATGTAGGCTTCTTCGTTGGCTTCTCTGTAGGCTTCTTCTTCGTTGGCTTCTCTGTAGGCTTCTTCTTCGTTGGCTTCTCTGTAGGCTTCTTCTTCGTTGGCTTCTCTGTAGGCTTCTTCTTCGTTGGCTTCTCTGTAGGCTTCTTCTTCGTTGGCTTCTCTGTAGGCTTCTTCTTTGTTGGCTTCTCTGTAGACTTCTTCTTTGTTGGCTTCTCTGTAGGCTTCTTCTTCGTTGGCTTCTCTGTAGGCTTCTTCTTTGTTGGCTTCTCTGTAGGCTTCTTCTTTGTTGGCTTCTCTGTGGGCTTCTTCTTCGTTGGCTTCTCTGTGGGCTTCTTCTTCGTTGGCTTCTCTGTGGGCTTCTTCTCTGTGGGCTTCTTCTTCGTTGGCTTCTCTGTGGGCTTCTTCTTCGTTGGCTTCTCTGTGGGCTTCTTCTTCGTTGGCTTCTCTGTGGGCTTCTTCTTCGTTGCTTCTGTTAGTTTTATGGGCTTTTATAGTCTGGGTTTACATGCTTCCATAGGGAGGAATCTGCTCTTGTGCACCTTTCCTACTGTGTCCACACCCCACCCTGTGCTGTCTTTGAAGGTGGTGTAGATTTGTGTACGGGGATACCGTAAGTCTAACATACTTTCCTCTCTTCCCCCAGGCATGGACATCTCTCCCATCGACCTGATCAATATTGAGAGCTTCTCCACCCGTGTCATCTCCTTGTCCGAATACCGCAAAGGCCTGCAGGAATATCTGAGATCCAAGATGACCCAAGTGGCCCCCAGCCTGTCTGCCCTTATCGGAGAAGTGGTCAGTATTGCTAAAATCTAAACTAACCTGACCCAATATAGCTTCATGATTAaaaactgaacttttttttttttttttttactgtgtgccAGTCATCAATAGATATCTGCAATGGTGGAAGTATGGATTAAAAGCTTTAATCGGGGACTGGAGAGGGTGGTAGACCTGGATGTGGGAATAGGTGTTGGTGCTAGAGGGGTTGGGGGTCCGGGACCTAAACTTTAACAAGAGGTGGTGTCACTTAAATTTCCAGGATGTATACAAAGGATTAACATTTAACTTTTGGGGGGGCATGAGAATTTCCCCCACAGTTGGAGCCGGGTTGGCCTtggcacagagatgatgtatcagTATAATCTGTCAATCCCCTGAGCCTGCTGCTGAAAACTTTTCACTGCTGATCTGTGCTGCCTGAGCTCCTACATGGTCACCACCGTCTCTCTGCTCATCTTGTATTTTTATCACCATGTCTGCCACCCCCACTGATTTTTATTCTATCACGCAGGTTGGAGCTCGCCTCATCTCCCACGCTGGAAGTCTAACCAACCTGGCCAAGTACCCGGCCTCCACCGTCCAGATCCTTGGAGCGGAGAAAGCTCTATTCAGGTACAACTGCCGGGCGCTTGTAGTGATGGCAGTTAACTGGGTGCCGGTGTTTGACATGCTGGCGCCTGCCGCTGCGTGAGTGATAACCGCCGCCCCAGAGTCTGAACAACGCCCTCTACTCGCTGTGTGTGAATATACGTGTGCCTGAGGGGCTGTGAGCAGCTGTGCAGGTCAGAGTGATGCCTTTGATCCTTTCTGATgggttttgggggtgggggggacatGACATACACCCCAACCCTGGGTACACAAATGTATATATCAGTACATGAGTGTAGACTAAGACCCCTAACAGCTGATTGTCTCTATGCCAGATTTGTAaaactcagacccccccccccatatcgtcTTCCTCTAAGATTTCATAGCTCCAGCTGGTTTGTGTTCTGAAGGTCAACTAGTGTGTGGACCTGTTTGCAGCACCCTCCAGGTCTACTTCAGTAGTGAAGAAGTGATGTCTTGTCACATTGACAATGCTAGGGGAGAGTTGAGgtgttaaagtggacctgtcatgatGGCTTTTAGCTTGCTTGTGTCCTAACAGGGGGCTGAAGCTTATAATTCTGCCAGTGCTTATCCTGGGACCCAGAACAGTGCATACAAATGCCAACCTGGTCCTAGATTTCACTTATGCGGTTCAGGGAAGATGTACATTCCACTGGTGGTGGATGCTGACAAACCGCGCACATCTTTTATTATAGCTCCCATGATTCATTGCGCCTGCATACACCATCGCTCATGTGTGCTTTAATCGTTGCCAGTACCTCCTGGTGGCGTCAGCCATCTGGTTCTGCCACGGCTCAGAGCCTGTCGGCAGTGCTGTTTATGAACAGGAGGGTTTCCAAGACTTGATTTACTGGTGCTGCGCATACCAGTGTACTCCTCCATTGCGGCTACATCCCATATACAGTTGGGACGTGTCCATTGCGGCTACATCCCATATACAGTTGGGACACAAGGTGGTGGCTTCCTCCTCTGTAGTGGAAGATCAGGAAATTTGTTGCTAGTTCAGTTTATTTAGCAATTCAGGAGGTTCACAGGCCCAGTGGAGGCAGACCATTCCCTGGCTTTTGAGGGAGGCGAGGGGGTTACCCATTGCGGTTCCCCCTGGCTTTTGAGGGAGGCGAGGGGGTTACCCATTGCGGTTCCCCCTGGCTTTTGAGGGAGGCGAGGGGGTTACCCATTGCGGTTCCCCCCCGGCTTTCGAGGGAGGCGACGGGGGTACCCATTGCGGTTCCCCCCGGCTTTCGAGGGAGGCGACGGGGGTACCCATTGCGGTTCCCCCCGGCTTTCGAGGGAGGCGACGGGGGTACCCATTGCGGTTCCCCCCGGCTTTCGAGGGAGGCGACGGGGGTACCCATTACGTCCCCTGGCTGCATAGGCTCGGTAGCACTCCTCCTGTTTTTAGTCTTAACTGTATCTTGTTACAAATCTTTAGCTGATTCCATTGCAGGGCCCTGAAGACTAAAGGAAACACCCCGAAATACGGCCTCATCTTCCACTCCACCTTCATCGGACGTGCTGCCGCCAAGAACAAGGGGCGGATCTCTCGGTATCTGGCTAACAAGTGCAGCATCGCCTCCCGCATAGACTGCTTCTCAGGTGAGGTGCCGCCTGTTGATATATGTAGATACCGTTGTGAAGTTGAaggcaattggggggggggggggggaggggtggttaaTCTATAAACCAGACTATGTGGCGGTAAGTAAAAGTGGACTATGAAGAAATGGGTAAATTACATCTATAGACCTTTATTTCCTTGGCCAAGACCCATCCCTGGAATTTCCTTTCTGCTTTGCAATGATGGTAATAATTTTTCGTCAACAGTATATCACCTTGCGGTGTATGTTGATAAGCTTGTGTCTGAGCGAAGCGGAGGTCTGCCACTTGGTGGGTCTCCTCTTATCCTCCGGTAATGGTGAGATTTTGTCTAATGTTTATCTCATTTGCAGAAATCCCGACCAACGTGTATGGAGATAAACTGAGAGAGCAGGTGGAGGAACGGCTGACGTTCTACGAGACCGGGGATGCTCCACGCAAAAACCTTGATGTCATGAAGGAGGCCCAAGCAGAGGTCAGTATCTCCTTGGCCTCTCTAGTCACGGAAGCTTGGGGGGTGGTAGAAACGTACTCTTCGGTTAGGCCTGGGTGGAGGTCGGTATTTCTGGTTGCTCTAACTAGAAAGGCCAGTTGCACCACCAGGTTGGAAGAAGCTCCTAGCTGGGGGTGTCGGAAGTGATGACGCATTTTTCTCCTGACAAAAAATGGAGGCATAAACTGATTTAATGAGCCTGATCCGACTAGTGTTGACTCCAGGCATGGTGGAGCAGAGAAAGGGGAGGAAGCTCTGTCATCTGAGGGTTGGATTGAGTTCAAACCTCCCTTTGTTTTTTCAGGCCACAGAAGTCGTAACTGAGATCAAGAGGAAATTGGAGAAGAAAGAACGGAAGCGCAAGAAGCGTGAAAAGAAAAGGCTAGCGGAACTGGCTGCAGAGACTGGGCAAGAAGAGTCCGCACCAGTGCAAAGCACAGAGGAAGCAGAGGTGAGGGCCATGATGGGCTCGGTAGAGATAATGGGTGTACTCTCTTGTGCACTGGTTTTTGGTATTCACCAGCAGTCATAGGGACCCCCCTTCCAAAAAAGGCCAGGTAGCTGCTACAGATCTTAGACTGGAGGTTGAGATTATCCGGCGGGGGGCTGCTGGCCACATCCTTGTCCTGTCTAATGGGGAATATCTGGGAAGGTTGTTCCATGCACAAACATAGCAAAGGTGAGCCTTGGCAGGATTTGGATTTAGATGGGCGTGAAGGAATATCACCTGCTATCTCCAACATGGCATGGTCCTGTCATTGCCAACACTATAGagtagtggtcatcaaccttgtcctgcagggcccactaacaggccaggttttatgtattaccttggggagatgcagactagaatactgcaatcactgagcagcaaatgatatcacctgtgatgcatttcagttatcttgcaaacctggcctgttagtgggccctgcaggacaaggttgatgaccactgctgtagagcGCTGACCGTCCCAACACAATCTATCAACTTGGTATGGTCCTACAGTCATTGCCAACAATATGAAGCACATAACACTCCCTTGTGTATCTAACGCCTCCTGTCATCTCGAACATGCTATGGTTTTGTCATTGCTAACCAtatagaccacccccccccccaccaccttttTAACATGTTATGGTCCTTCAGTTATTGCTGGCATAAAGCTCCAAACGCCCCCCTTCCTGACATTCTTGGGATGGAGAATGATTTGGAGGTGAAGCTGTTGAGGGTGCACCTTACTGGGCTTTTcatttagaccagtggttcttaaccttggtcctcaagtacccctcAATGGGGGCCGTGTTTTGATGACTTCCCTTGGCTAAAAATGGCTCTTGTCAATGATATTGATTTTAAAGTGGCTGTGCCCAGGAAAATCTGAGTGcccgtttgggggggggggggggggggtgggtacttgaggactgaggttgagggcCACTGGTTTAGACTCCTGGAAGAAAAGTGGTGCCGACTCTTCCGGTCATTGAAATGTATGAAGGGACAGCACTCGCATTGTCACATCCGTAGGTAATGGAAATACAAAAAGAGGGGGTAGCCCCAGGTCGGATTTTAATGGCACAGTAAACAATGAGGATATGGAAAAATATTTAAGACCTAAACACATATAATATACAAAATTGTTAATCGTATATATGAAACTACATAATGTGATCTCAAGTGCATCAACGTGTTTCACCGTTGAGCTTCTTCAGGGCGCATTCAGTATTCGTTACTAGATTTGTCCGGACGTTACTTCTCGGTAGTtgtaggtatgggggggggggggagttatgcTTTTTGTATGTCATATGATTACAATAGGGCTCTCGTTTGTCTTCTCAGACGcccaagaagaagaaaaagaaggcaGAGGCGGCGGAGGAAGAAGTAGTGTTGGAGGAGCCGCAGTCcagcaagaagaagaaaaagaaggtgGAGGTGGTTGAGgtgtcagaggaggaggagactacaacacccagcaagAAGAAAAAGAAACGAAAGTCGGAGGGGGAGGTTTCTGAGAACGgtttggaggaagaggaggcaCAGACCCCCAAGAAGAAAAAATCGTCCACAGGAGAGACCCCGTCcacagaaaacaagaaaaaaaagagagccaaAGTGCGCCATGAGGATGACGACTGAGCGGCAGCTGCGCGCTTTAAAGACTATAAGGCCGTGGTTTCATttcatacttttatttttttttttatggacagaATTATGAAGCTTGAGGACAATGAGCTAGAAGGTTCCCCATTgtaaaatacagaataaagtttTGTATATAACGAGATCTGAGTCTGTGTGTTGAATAGAAAGGTGTGCAATGAGGAGAAACTGCTCTTCACACATGTACAGTTGGGAGGGCAGCAGAGCCTGGGGGTGGTAGGCCCTTGAGGTGGAGCCTTGGGCAGCTAGGCTTCTGAGTTTATTTAGTACTTGACCCAAGAAAATTTGGATTTTGGtgaactttcttttttattttttattttttgtcttgatCCTGCACCACGGGGCATTTTCCTATTCATGATCGCTTTGGGGTTATGATGTCCCCCTTCAGGAAATCTCCACCCAGCCTTACCACAAGCTTGGCTGAGACCTTATTGGTTTTTTTTAAGCTAGTGTCCCTTCAGTGAACGTCTCTCTGAAGCTCTTGCCACAGGCTTGGTCCCctgtttttctcttccgttcatggacggacacagcagcatcttgaccATGGGGTATTATCCTCCtgctaggagattgactaggcagaaaaacagcatgttaaacacagtacctcccaggggatGTACCCAGGGGGTAGTCCCCCTGGGTACATCCcatgtgtgtgttttcttttctgCCTAGCACAGGAGAATGGCATTGCTCCTAAGGGCCCATGTGGCCTGGGGATTTTTtgcaatgtttttcttttatgttctgcatttttggatcctaagatctacaatcaactgccaacTGGGTGACGGACTGGATCCtcgtagtaccccccccccccccccccccgagtttgGCCATTGAGCGTGTGCTGGCCTTTTAGCTACAtgctgggccgtccacgacatgccccgttgctccaggggtggccggtgagctatatgctccagggcacacatgacCTCCTtgccgtgagttttggtgtgcggccgtctcttggcaggtttgctgttgtgccgtgTTCTTTCCATCTGgtgatgatagatttgatggagctcttagggatcatcaaagatttggatattttttggttttataaccgaaccctgacttgtacttctcaacaacattgtcccttccttgtttggagagttccttggccttcatggcagtgtttggttagtggtgcctcttgcttaggtgtttgcCGCCTTTGGGGCCTTTCAGAAAGGTGTGTCTGTAATTGACAGgttatgtgacacttagattgcacacaggtggacgtcatttcactaattatgtgacttctgaagggaattggtggcaccagagctttttatgggcttcataacaaagggggtgaatacttacgCACATGACAGTTATCagtttttttattaagttttatgtttatttttctaattttacttcaacttagactattgtgttctgatccgtcAAATATAATTCAgactaaaaaaaacattgaactaaaaggctgtaatgtaacaaaatagggaaaaagtcaaggggggtgaatactttttcaaggcattataGATCTTCTAGATCTCTTTTTCTGGACACCTGCCGGGTTGGAGGTAAGGAGTCTGCAAATACCCTTCTGGGCTCTTGAGTAGTTTGCCACCCAGAGGAATAATGTGGGATTACAGACGGGACCCTCACAAATGGCACTTCCCTCACTTCCAAGGTGCAAGTAGATCCTGCCTTGGTAAGGTTGGTAATAAGTCGTCTTCTTGCCACCTTCATGAATGGTCATATGTTTCTTCAACTCTCATCTGCTGATCCATGTTTTGAAGTTCCAGAAGAGGAGCTTTCTTCTACAATTATCCCCATGACAGGTTTCTTGATACAGATACTGTTAGACTTCATGGTAGTTTGTTCGTTTTAGTttcattcgtgttttttttttttgcttttttggaaatgctggaaatttgaaaattatgaaatcaaatattcaaaaattcagaaatttgataATTCGGAGATTCAGAAATGTTAAAAATTCAGAATTTGAAAAtcccaattttcgaatttccgaaattcgaagtctgaattttcgaaattcaaattctgaattttGGGATTTCCTATTTTCGAAATTCAAATTCTGAATAATCGGATTTCCGAacttcaaatttagaattttggaatttccgattaTAGAATTTTCCGAATAGAGAATTTCCGGATTCTGGAATTTCTAATTTTCTAACtttgaatttctgaaatttcaaattttcgaatatcCGCTTTTCAAATTCCCGAAATCTCGATATTCCGAAATTTCCAATTTCAGAATTAGAGTTTTTGAAATCTGTATTttggaatttccaaatttttttattttcctgattttcaaattctgaaatttagaattttcgaaaattcaaaagttcgtaatttcgtaaatccgaaattgaaaaattcggaactaaacaaattgcacatatcTAATTGTATCTCTACA
This window encodes:
- the NOP56 gene encoding nucleolar protein 56 — its product is MVLLHILFEHAAGYALFGVKEVEEIGMLLPQVEESLQNIGKFNTIVKLVAFSPFKSAQSALENVNAISEGVLHEDLKLLLETHMPAKKKKALLGVSDGKIGAAVFEELSIKCDTTGVVPEIIRGIRLHFHALVKGLTAESASKAQLGLGHSYSRAKVKFNVNRVDNMIIQSISLLDQLDKDINTFSMRVREWYGYHFPELIKIVADNYTYCRMAKFIGNRKELSEEKLEDMEEIIMDGAKAQAILDASRSSMGMDISPIDLINIESFSTRVISLSEYRKGLQEYLRSKMTQVAPSLSALIGEVVGARLISHAGSLTNLAKYPASTVQILGAEKALFRALKTKGNTPKYGLIFHSTFIGRAAAKNKGRISRYLANKCSIASRIDCFSEIPTNVYGDKLREQVEERLTFYETGDAPRKNLDVMKEAQAEATEVVTEIKRKLEKKERKRKKREKKRLAELAAETGQEESAPVQSTEEAETPKKKKKKAEAAEEEVVLEEPQSSKKKKKKVEVVEVSEEEETTTPSKKKKKRKSEGEVSENGLEEEEAQTPKKKKSSTGETPSTENKKKKRAKVRHEDDD